In the Deinococcus yavapaiensis KR-236 genome, CACCATCGCCGGAGAACCCGCGCCGCCATCGGGCTTCGATTTGGTGACGCTGCCCGGCACGACCTTGACGCAAGGTACGCAGCTCAACAACGTGCCGACGGACATCGCGCTGAGTGGGAGTTCCGTGACGGCGAGCACGGCGGGCGCGGTGGTGGGCGCGGTGAGCGCAGTGGATGCGGATGCTGGGGACGTGCACACGTGGAGCGTGAGTGACGCGCGGTTCGAAGTGACGAACGGGCAGTTGCGCGTGAAAGCCAGTCAGATGCTGCCGTCCTCGCCTGGAACGGTGAGTGTCACGTTGACCGCGACGGACATCGAGGGCTTGTCCTTCTCCAAAACCTTCACGCTCTCCGTGCTGACGCCGGTCGTGCTGTCGGCTGGCGCGCTCGACCCGACCTTCGGATCGAGCGGCAAGGTCATCACGCCTGTTGGGTCGGGCGGCAGTGTGGCGTTCGCGCTGGCTCGGCAGCCCGACGGGAAGCTCGTCACGGCCGGTTACGCCTGGAACCAGGGAAGCTTGAACGGGATGGACTTCGCGCTCGCGCGGTACAACTCGAACGGCACGCTCGACACGACCTTCGGCACGAACGGCAAGGTCACGACGAACCTCGGCTTCGCGGATGACCTTGCCCGCGCGGTGGCCGTGCAGCCCGACGGGAAGATCCTCGCGGCGGGGGCCGCCTGGGACGGTCAGTATTCCGACTTGGCACTGGCGCGGTACAACTCGAACGGCACGCTCGACACGACCTTCGGCACCAATGGTCGGGTCGTCATGCCGATCGGGTCGGGGGAGGACTACGCTGCTGCGCTCGTGGTGCAACCCGACGGAAAGATCCTCGTGGCCGGCACTGCCACCGACGAATGGACGGCTGAGGACTTCACGCTGGTGCGGTTCAACAGCGACGGCACGCTGGATTCGACGTTCGGCTCGGCCGGTGTGGTCACGACGAACTTCGACTTCTCGGGAAGCTCCTTCTCGAGCGACGTCGCGACGTCACTGGTGCTGCAACCGGACGGGAAGCTCATCGCTGCCGGACGAACCGTCCTCACCGACTGGGACAACAACGCCACGACTCGGGTCGCATTGGCACGGTACACGCCGAATGGAACCCTCGATGCCACCTTCGGCTCGGGCGGCATTCTCACCACGTCAATCGGCGCCGGGGACGACAGTATCTCCGCTCTCGCTCTACAACCTGACGGAAAGCTCGTCGCTGCCGGACGAACCTCCAACGGCTCCGAGTACGACTTCGCGCTGATACGGTATACGCCGAGCGGCACGCTCGACTCGACGTTCGGGTCGAGCGGCGTGGTCACTACAGACCTCGGGGGTACCGACACCGCCTCCGCCCTCGCCCTACAACCCGACGGGAAACTCGTCGCTGTCGGGCAGACCTACAACGGCGTCTCGTGGAATTTCGCGCTCGCGAGGTACGCAACCTCGGGCACGCTCGACTCGACCTTCGGCTCGAGCGGCAAGGTCACCACGTCCATAGGAGCTGTGTACGATTCCGCCACCGCGTTGGTGCTGGAGCCAGACGGAAAGATCGTCGCTGCTGGGCAGACTAACAACGGCACAAACTCGAGCTTCGTCTTAACGCGGTACCTGCCGTAGGAGATGTAATGAAGAAGTGTTCTTTGCTGCTCTTGGCGCTCCTCGTCGGCTGCGCTACGCCACCTCAAGCTCCCACCGGTCCTCGCGTGCTGGGCATCGTGCAAGTCACCGCCGGGCAGGACGCCGCCGTGCAGTGGGTGCGACCCGACGCGGACACCCTACGTGCCCTCGACCTCACCAGCATTCCCGCTGGCCTCGACGTGCAAGTCGTGCCCACCACCACCCCCTTCTTCGACGCAGGCGGCACCCGCTACCTGTACTCGCACTTCAAAGTGCGAAACGGTAAAGGCAGCACCCCCAACAGCGACCTCAAAAACGTCACCTTCCTCGCCCTCGACAACACCACTACTCTCGGTGACACCGCCATCGTCTCGATGCGCAACGCCGCAGGAGCGGCCATCACCAGCGTGGACGTCGCGCGCAGCCTGCGACCCACGCACCGCATGGACACCTCCAGCGTCGTGCAAGCGTTGGGCGCGGACTTGCAACTCTTCAGCGAAAGCGAAGTGAGTGCCTTCGCCAACAGCTTTCCGTGGGGCTTCGGGGTGCGGCACTGCTTGGACGTCAACTGCGACGCGTACGACAAGACCCTGCCCGGCAACCCGAGCTTGAGTCAGTTCGACGGGCGGGTGACGTTGGCGTTCAAGACGCCCGTTACCACGGCGGCGAACACGCCCAAGAGCGCGTCGATGCTGTACCTGGTCGTGGCGGATAACACGACCAATCCGAGGGTGGTGCAGAGCAGCGAAGAGCAACTGACAGGCACGGTCGCGGGGAGGAGTGCCGTTCCAGCGGGCTTCGACCTCGTCAAACTACCCGGGTCGAACTTGCCGGGTGGGACGCAACTGAGCAACGTGCGCGTCGCGGGCACGTCGAGCACGACCACATCCACGCTGTTGACACGTCCTTCCCTGATGGCGAGTAACGCGGCCTTGCAGCAAGGGCAAGCCGTGACGTACGCCGTGAGTGGATCGGACCCGCAGAACTCTACATTGACGTACAGCGTGTCGAGCGGGACGCTGCCGGCTGGCCTCACGTTGAACGCGAACACAGGAGCAGTCAGCGGTACGCCGTCGAGTTACGGGGCGTCTTCGGTGACGTTGCGAGCGACGAACACGAGCGGAGAGTTCGACGAGAAGACCGTGACTTTGAGCGTGACGGCCACCCCGCCGAACGTGACAGTAGGAACTCAAGGCTTGACGCAAGGACAAAGTGCGAACTTCAACGTCACGGCCTCCGACCCGCAAGACCTGGCGTTGACGTACAGCCTCGCACAAGGCAGCACCCTTCCCGCTGGCTTGTCCCTCAATAGCAGCACCGGTGTGGTGAGTGGTACACCAACCGTTTTCGGCACCTTCCCCGTGACCTTCCAAGTCGCCAACAGCGGCGGTGGCACCGCCAGCAAGACGGTCACCCTCATCATCAACGCGACCGCGCCGAGCCTCACGGTCGGTGATCAGAGCTTATATCAAAGCCAAAGTGGGCGCTTTACGGTAACAGCGACGGACCCTCAGAACTTGGCGCTGACGTACGGCGTCGCTCAAGGCAGCACCTTACCGGCTGGCTTGACCTTGGATAGCAGTACAGGTTTGGTGAGCGGCGCGCCGACGGTTTTCGGGACCTTCCCGGTGACCTTCCAGGTGACGAACAGCGGTGGGGCGAGCGCCACCAAGACCATCACCCTCACGATCACGGCCACCCCACCGAGCGTGACGGTTGGAAACCAGACGTTGACGCAAGGGCAAAGCGGCGGCTTCTATGTCACGGCTTCCGACCCACAGAACCTCAGCCTGACGTACAGCGTCGCCCAGGGCAGCACCTTGCCGGCTGGCTTGTCCTTGAATAGCAGCACGGGTGTGGTGAGCGGCACGCCGACAACCGCAGGAACGACAAGTGTGACGTTCAGGGTGGCGAATAGCGGTGGTGGCACGGCCACGAAGGCGATCACGATCACGGTGAACGCGCCGCCCTTCACTGCTA is a window encoding:
- a CDS encoding delta-60 repeat domain-containing protein, whose translation is TIAGEPAPPSGFDLVTLPGTTLTQGTQLNNVPTDIALSGSSVTASTAGAVVGAVSAVDADAGDVHTWSVSDARFEVTNGQLRVKASQMLPSSPGTVSVTLTATDIEGLSFSKTFTLSVLTPVVLSAGALDPTFGSSGKVITPVGSGGSVAFALARQPDGKLVTAGYAWNQGSLNGMDFALARYNSNGTLDTTFGTNGKVTTNLGFADDLARAVAVQPDGKILAAGAAWDGQYSDLALARYNSNGTLDTTFGTNGRVVMPIGSGEDYAAALVVQPDGKILVAGTATDEWTAEDFTLVRFNSDGTLDSTFGSAGVVTTNFDFSGSSFSSDVATSLVLQPDGKLIAAGRTVLTDWDNNATTRVALARYTPNGTLDATFGSGGILTTSIGAGDDSISALALQPDGKLVAAGRTSNGSEYDFALIRYTPSGTLDSTFGSSGVVTTDLGGTDTASALALQPDGKLVAVGQTYNGVSWNFALARYATSGTLDSTFGSSGKVTTSIGAVYDSATALVLEPDGKIVAAGQTNNGTNSSFVLTRYLP
- a CDS encoding kelch-like protein; translated protein: MQWVRPDADTLRALDLTSIPAGLDVQVVPTTTPFFDAGGTRYLYSHFKVRNGKGSTPNSDLKNVTFLALDNTTTLGDTAIVSMRNAAGAAITSVDVARSLRPTHRMDTSSVVQALGADLQLFSESEVSAFANSFPWGFGVRHCLDVNCDAYDKTLPGNPSLSQFDGRVTLAFKTPVTTAANTPKSASMLYLVVADNTTNPRVVQSSEEQLTGTVAGRSAVPAGFDLVKLPGSNLPGGTQLSNVRVAGTSSTTTSTLLTRPSLMASNAALQQGQAVTYAVSGSDPQNSTLTYSVSSGTLPAGLTLNANTGAVSGTPSSYGASSVTLRATNTSGEFDEKTVTLSVTATPPNVTVGTQGLTQGQSANFNVTASDPQDLALTYSLAQGSTLPAGLSLNSSTGVVSGTPTVFGTFPVTFQVANSGGGTASKTVTLIINATAPSLTVGDQSLYQSQSGRFTVTATDPQNLALTYGVAQGSTLPAGLTLDSSTGLVSGAPTVFGTFPVTFQVTNSGGASATKTITLTITATPPSVTVGNQTLTQGQSGGFYVTASDPQNLSLTYSVAQGSTLPAGLSLNSSTGVVSGTPTTAGTTSVTFRVANSGGGTATKAITITVNAPPFTAIASPSISRRDHTQTDLGAAYGGKVLIAGGVDSNGTTVASAQLYDPATNTFTTLPDMTVARRDHTATLLSNGRVLITNGTSAGGGRLASAELFNPATSTFTAISATMSVARTNAVSTRLSNGKVLITGGYVSSGFSLSCGTTTSTTTTAELYDPSTNTFTSLNGMTTDRANHTSTLLSNGRVLIAGGTDSYSNRCSWSGSAVSSAEIFDPSSNTFTSIASMSGARNRPTATLLNNGKVLLAGGTNFWNCSGCSSWSSERFDAEIFDPTTQTFVTFLYLQNYRANHTATLLANGKVLLAGGTSGGSSAEVFDPTTNTSSFVGYMNYSRSDHTATLLSGSTSLAGKVLIVGGGSAAELGDIKP